The Sphingorhabdus sp. Alg231-15 genome has a segment encoding these proteins:
- the lpdA gene encoding dihydrolipoyl dehydrogenase — translation MANSEYDYDVLVIGSGPGGYVAAIRAAQLGLKTACVESRETLGGTCLNVGCIPSKAMLHASELYHEAHSGALEKFGIKLTGAKLDLKQMHAEKSKAVEELTGGIEFLFKKNKVEWLKGRGAFESANSVKIGDKTVTAKNIIIATGSSVTPLPGVDIDNSKHVVVDSTGALELPKVPNHLVVIGGGVIGLELGSVWLRLGAKVTVVEYLDKILPGMDGDIRKDAARIFKKQGFDIKTGTKVTGVTVKGKKATLTVEPAKGGDAETIEADAVLVAIGRKPNTDGLALEKAGLETNKHGQIEVGHDFQTAVKGVYAIGDVTPGPMLAHKAEDEGIAAAEFVAGQQGIVNHDLIPGVVYTYPEIASIGKTEEEVKESGVAYKVGKFPFAGNSRAKTNRDTDGYVKVIADAETDRVLGAHIISSLAGTLVAQVTQAMEFGTTSEDIAYTCHAHPTHSEAIKEAAMAVQGKPIHM, via the coding sequence ATGGCTAACAGTGAATATGACTATGATGTTCTGGTAATCGGCTCCGGCCCCGGCGGTTATGTCGCGGCTATTCGCGCCGCGCAGCTCGGCTTGAAAACCGCTTGCGTCGAAAGCCGCGAGACATTGGGCGGCACTTGCCTCAATGTTGGTTGCATCCCCTCCAAGGCGATGCTGCACGCTTCCGAACTTTATCATGAGGCCCATTCGGGGGCACTCGAAAAATTCGGTATCAAGCTGACTGGCGCGAAGCTTGATCTCAAACAGATGCACGCGGAGAAGTCCAAGGCGGTTGAAGAGCTCACCGGCGGGATTGAATTTCTGTTCAAGAAGAACAAGGTTGAATGGCTAAAAGGGCGCGGCGCATTTGAAAGTGCGAACAGCGTGAAGATCGGCGACAAGACGGTCACCGCGAAAAATATCATCATCGCGACGGGCTCTTCGGTCACTCCGCTGCCCGGCGTGGACATTGACAATAGCAAGCATGTCGTCGTCGACAGCACCGGCGCGCTCGAACTGCCGAAAGTGCCAAACCATCTGGTTGTCATTGGCGGCGGTGTAATTGGTCTGGAACTGGGCAGCGTCTGGCTGCGGCTTGGCGCCAAGGTCACGGTTGTCGAATATCTCGACAAGATCCTGCCCGGAATGGATGGCGATATCCGCAAGGATGCCGCGCGCATCTTCAAGAAACAGGGTTTTGATATCAAGACTGGCACCAAGGTAACCGGTGTGACCGTCAAGGGTAAGAAAGCGACTCTGACCGTCGAGCCGGCCAAAGGCGGTGATGCCGAAACCATTGAAGCCGATGCGGTGCTGGTCGCCATTGGTCGCAAACCCAATACCGATGGTCTGGCGCTTGAAAAGGCAGGACTGGAAACCAACAAACATGGCCAGATTGAAGTCGGTCATGATTTTCAGACCGCGGTGAAAGGTGTTTATGCGATCGGTGATGTCACCCCCGGACCGATGCTTGCGCACAAGGCCGAGGATGAGGGCATTGCGGCAGCGGAATTTGTCGCCGGTCAGCAGGGTATTGTGAATCATGACCTGATCCCGGGCGTCGTCTATACCTATCCGGAAATTGCCAGCATTGGTAAGACCGAGGAAGAGGTTAAGGAAAGCGGCGTGGCTTACAAGGTCGGCAAGTTTCCGTTTGCCGGTAACAGCCGGGCAAAGACCAATCGCGATACCGATGGTTATGTGAAAGTGATCGCGGACGCGGAAACCGACCGTGTGCTGGGCGCGCATATCATTTCTTCGCTCGCGGGAACGCTTGTCGCGCAAGTCACACAGGCGATGGAATTCGGCACAACAAGTGAAGATATTGCCTATACTTGTCACGCACACCCGACGCATAGCGAAGCGATAAAAGAAGCGGCGATGGCGGTGCAGGGCAAACCGATTCATATGTGA